A stretch of Brassica napus cultivar Da-Ae chromosome C6, Da-Ae, whole genome shotgun sequence DNA encodes these proteins:
- the LOC106421157 gene encoding putative methylesterase 14, chloroplastic — protein MGNKIMSMMKKDSKDGSKSKRMNRSQRKLLADEEMLHRRALSMAIHQTQLSQRFDGSMSRRVGSTSTRKQRTLSDPFSNGKQVPDFSSESLTVKKFVLVHGEGFGAWCWYKIVASLDESGLSPITVDLTGSGFNMTDTNTVSTLEDYSKPLIEYLENLPEEDKVILVGHSTGGASISYALERFPEKISKAIFVCATMVSDGQRPFDVFSEELGSAEKFMKESQFLIYGNGKDEPPTGFMFEKQHMKGLYFNQSPNRDIALAMMSMRPVPLGPMMEKVTLTAERYGKGRRFYVQTLDDLALSPDVQEKLVRENSPEGVYKIKGSDHSPFFSKPQSLHKILLEIAQIP, from the exons ATGGGTAACAAGATCATGTCCATGATGAAGAAAGACAGCAAAGACGGATCTAAGAGCAAGAGAATGAATCGCTCTCAGAGGAAACTGCTCGCTGATGAAGAGATGTTGCATCGCCGAGCTCTGTCCATGGCCATTCATCAGACTCAGCTTTCTCAGAGATTCGACGGATCCATGTCTAGACGGGTCGGGTCTACTAGCACCAGGAAACAACGCACCCTCTCTGACCCCTTTTCTAATGGCAAGCAG GTACCAGATTTTTCATCAGAGAGCTTGACAGTGAAGAAATTCGTCTTGGTGCACGGTGAAGGCTTTGGGGCGTGGTGTTGGTACAAAATCGTTGCTTCACTGGATGAGTCAGGACTCTCTCCTATTACAGTGGACCTCACTGGATCTGGTTTTAATATGACTGACACGAACACTGTCTCTACCTTGGAGGACTACTCAAAACCATTGATCGAGTACCTCGAAAATCTCCCTGAAGAAGACAAG GTTATTCTGGTTGGTCATAGCACTGGAGGTGCGTCCATTTCATACGCTTTAGAGCGGTTTCCTGAGAAAATCTCCAAAGCTATATTCGTATGTGCAACAATGGTTTCTGATGGCCAAAGACCCTTTGATGTTTTCTCTGAAGAG CTTGGTTCCGCAGAGAAGTTCATGAAAGAGTCCCAGTTCTTGATCTATGGCAATGGAAAAGATGAGCCTCCTACAGGGTTCATGTTTGAGAAACAACACATGAAAGGCTTGTATTTTAATCAATCACCCAACAGG GATATAGCACTGGCAATGATGTCGATGCGACCTGTACCACTTGGACCAATGATGGAGAAGGTAACACTGACCGCAGAAAGATACGGGAAAGGGAGAAGATTCTATGTTCAGACACTAGACGACCTAGCGCTCTCACCAGACGTTCAAGAGAAGCTAGTGAGAGAGAACAGCCCTGAAGGAGTGTACAAGATCAAAGGAAGTGATCATTCTCCTTTCTTCTCAAAGCCTCAGTCTCTACACAAGATCCTTCTCGAGATTGCACAGATTCCTTAA
- the LOC125589238 gene encoding light-harvesting complex-like protein OHP2, chloroplastic translates to MSLASPIQCIRIINPSSSSSSSLTTSSSLRFSTSKPCVFIIRCSQAEGPLRRPSAPPTLREPSPPQKPVPPMPSSSPTPPQKAVAVDGKSVVTTVEFQRQKAKELQDYFKQKKLEAAGQGPFFGFQPKNEISNGRWAMFGFAVGMLTEYATGSDLVDQVKILLSNFGILDLE, encoded by the exons ATGTCATTAGCTTCGCCGATTCAATGCATCAGAATTATaaatccatcttcttcttcttcatcttctttgacGACTTCGTCGTCTTTGAGATTCTCAACGAGTAAGCCATGTGTATTCATCATCAGATGTTCTCAGGCCGAAGGTCCCCTGAGAAGGCCCTCTGCTCCTCCTACTCTCCGGGAGCCTTCACCCCCCCAAAAACCTGTGCCTCCTATGCCGTCTTCTTCTCCTACACCACCACAGAAAGCTGTGGCTGTTGACGGTAAGAGCGTAGTAACTACGGTGGAGTTTCAGAGGCAGAAAGCTAAAGAGCTTCAGGATTACTTTAAGCAGAAGAAGCTTGAAGCTGCTGGTCAAGGTCCCTTTTTTGGTTTCCAACCCAAAAACGAGATCTCCAATGGAAG GTGGGCTATGTTTGGTTTTGCGGTGGGGATGCTGACAGAGTATGCAACAGGATCAGACCTTGTCGACCAAGTTAAAATCCTTCTCTCCAATTTCGGCATTCTAGACttggaataa
- the LOC125589237 gene encoding uncharacterized protein LOC125589237: MLFAAEGGGFFSSSASGYSNGLALLLLGHKNEQKPVRVSPWSHYHLIAEDSDTKFHSDLSKNWLSRRCTSLICFGRKSDSQPQEFPSDSEGKKDHAPPPSVDYNCEVSNRFALKSSLKKRSSFSGVVLADGDDLSRDGVLDHADRRKVQWPDTCGIEIAEVREFEPSEVDESDNELYHGNRKSCMCAIM, encoded by the exons ATGTTATTTGCAGCAGAAGGAGGaggattcttctcttcatcagCTTCCGGGTATAGCAACGGTCTAGCCCTTCTTCTACTTGGCCATAAGAATGAACAAAAACCTGTGAGGGTATCACCTTGGAGCCATTACCATTTGATAGCCGAAGACTCTGATACCAAGTTTCACTCGGATTTATCTAAGAATTGGCTCTCACGTCGCTGCACTTCCCTTATATGCTTTGGTCGTAAATCTGATAGTCAGCCACAGGAATTTCCTTCTGACAGCGAGGGGAAGAAGGATCATGCACCACCACCGAGTGTTGACTATAACTGTGAAGTCAGTAATAGGTTTGCACTTAAGAGCAGCTTGAAGAAAAGATCTTCATTTAGCGGTGTTGTTCTTGCTGATGGTGATGATCTGAGTAGAGACGGCGTGCTGGATCATGCTGACAGAAGGAAAGTGCAGTGGCCTGACACCTGTGGAATTGAGATTGCTGAGGTCAGAGAATTTGAGCCTAG TGAAGTGGATGAATCAGATAATGAGTTGTATCACGGAAATAGAAAAAGTTGTATGTGTGCAATCATGTAA